Proteins encoded by one window of Roseibium sp. Sym1:
- a CDS encoding ethylbenzene dehydrogenase-related protein has translation MTDQVTDHALELTSPPKSSEDAHAHKRDARRPNAGARPDDRTPPVRSDIGTILLHWTLVVAIVTSLVTGLRLSTDAEGAWFSKLFEPILPQGEIWTWHYLSAIFVLALIFSYAAYMSLARLKRRISSKKMVVLTLPASTKLRLSAVNVIAYWILFASVLTLTATGVWLYLGHGGIWVTVHYTAALVVLTYMIAHVILHYAYGGLQQLLRLFRPQKLRRFPGMAAHPLAIALTLGAVVMAGAVTLDFGTRDDLVVARADTLPDLDGSLDDAVWQDARPVLVETHQGSNLSGTGASTVEVRAVQVGDKIVFAFRWEDATRSLKRHPLIKREDGWHMLNNRADLSDETAFYEDKFSVAFSTTDVYGGGGATHMGPKPLSDKPAAFHGRGLHYTTDGSMVDVWQWKASRGGMLGRVDDMHFSTPTAPSEAHVAGKARYSAGYNADEGTSFYVYNYHKKSGSDYLSSVDAKRLPKDYKATAAKMGTISLSVKAMEDEGSQWWMFEDESVPYSAEKDAEIPVGTVIPGVLIQGEYSGSRADLKAGSKWQDGYWTLEVIRDMDTGHNQDLAMVDGLYVWLSVFDHNQTRHTRHSRPVRLTFN, from the coding sequence TTGACGGACCAAGTGACTGACCATGCACTCGAACTGACCTCGCCTCCAAAATCCTCTGAAGACGCGCATGCACACAAGCGGGACGCCCGCCGCCCCAATGCCGGTGCTCGGCCGGACGACCGGACGCCACCGGTCCGCAGCGACATCGGCACCATCCTGCTGCACTGGACCCTGGTGGTGGCCATTGTCACCAGCCTTGTGACAGGCCTGAGACTGTCCACCGACGCGGAGGGCGCCTGGTTCTCCAAACTGTTCGAGCCGATCCTGCCCCAGGGTGAAATCTGGACATGGCACTACCTGTCGGCGATCTTCGTGCTGGCGCTGATCTTTTCCTATGCCGCCTACATGTCCCTGGCACGTCTGAAACGACGAATCTCGTCCAAGAAGATGGTGGTCCTGACCCTGCCGGCAAGCACGAAGCTGCGCCTGTCCGCGGTCAATGTCATCGCCTACTGGATCCTGTTTGCGTCCGTTCTGACCCTTACGGCCACCGGTGTCTGGCTCTATCTCGGCCATGGCGGCATCTGGGTAACGGTACATTACACCGCCGCGCTGGTGGTGCTGACCTATATGATTGCCCATGTGATCCTGCATTACGCCTATGGCGGTCTGCAGCAACTGCTGCGCCTATTCCGGCCGCAGAAATTGCGGAGATTTCCGGGCATGGCCGCCCATCCGCTCGCCATCGCACTGACGCTCGGCGCGGTGGTGATGGCCGGTGCGGTCACGCTGGATTTCGGAACAAGGGACGATCTTGTCGTCGCGAGGGCCGACACCCTTCCGGACCTGGACGGGTCTCTCGACGACGCGGTCTGGCAGGATGCACGGCCGGTCCTCGTCGAGACGCACCAGGGATCGAACCTCTCCGGCACCGGCGCGTCGACCGTGGAAGTGCGCGCGGTCCAGGTCGGCGACAAGATTGTCTTTGCCTTCCGCTGGGAAGACGCCACCCGCTCGTTGAAACGGCACCCGCTGATCAAGCGGGAGGACGGATGGCACATGCTCAACAACCGTGCCGACCTTTCCGACGAAACCGCCTTTTACGAGGACAAGTTTTCGGTCGCTTTCTCGACCACGGATGTCTATGGCGGTGGCGGCGCGACCCATATGGGACCGAAACCGCTCAGCGACAAACCGGCGGCGTTTCACGGCCGGGGGCTGCACTACACGACAGATGGCAGCATGGTGGACGTCTGGCAGTGGAAGGCGTCGCGCGGCGGCATGCTGGGCCGGGTGGACGACATGCATTTCAGCACCCCGACCGCACCGAGCGAGGCGCATGTCGCGGGCAAGGCCCGTTACAGCGCAGGCTACAATGCCGACGAGGGCACCTCGTTCTATGTCTACAACTACCACAAGAAGTCGGGCTCGGACTATCTGAGCAGCGTCGATGCCAAACGCCTGCCGAAGGATTACAAGGCCACGGCGGCCAAGATGGGCACGATCAGTCTTTCCGTGAAAGCCATGGAGGACGAAGGCTCGCAGTGGTGGATGTTCGAGGACGAGAGCGTGCCCTATTCAGCTGAAAAGGATGCTGAGATCCCGGTCGGTACGGTCATTCCGGGCGTGCTGATCCAGGGCGAATATTCCGGCAGCCGCGCCGACCTCAAGGCCGGCTCGAAGTGGCAGGACGGATACTGGACGCTCGAAGTGATCCGGGACATGGATACCGGGCACAATCAGGACCTTGCCATGGTGGACGGCCTCTATGTCTGGCTGTCGGTCTTCGACCACAATCAGACCCGGCACACCCGCCACTCGCGCCCCGTGCGCCTGACCTTCAACTGA
- a CDS encoding bifunctional diguanylate cyclase/phosphodiesterase: protein MFRHSSLLWHYTYGAVFTAICAFAGLIGLVAYQLEGSMARQEAELLQLSHARLLETLTADVKLAGTRLEFLFQDRLRRVNAISERVDTAKAVESRNNVAMSELLGPAAKLADVDGLVVLDEKGRVIGASSYSADLVALNSRIRSSGFFGRISASLKDSYPGGKQTFSTILPRNETSIFVPGDTVNAVSQVIFTPVFDDFGYVIGGLLAQRWLRVEEPMLVDLAEINSFELALVFDNRIISRANFYGDLSDLEQSPTAPNITHNGARIIECGVPVPPVSICALLPIEALTATQAELTRIGIEEEAKLLRWLFLFGLLALAAFATVSYLLSRRITRPLTKITRVLTGIAAGDFESRVVGTERLDEVGDIARSVVSLQRSVKERDALRERVHEKNTILRSQETQLREQNILFDAALNNMSHGLCMFDRDGCLIVSNQRFAELFELDRGRVKPGMTETEVGALQQVEMLEPEEMPRQDRHIGPQRGAATGTQSTKMERTRSDRIVLTTRQPLADGGWVAISEDITERQEARDRLAFLARHDLLTQLPNRIEFRDQMEILLSRQQDEGGEFAILCLDLDEFKMVNDSLGHPIGDELLRQVADRLRDMCGDQDLVVRLGGDEFAILTKLPVGSQEVEDLAEQVIWKLSQPFYIADHEIVIGVSIGISVARGDGIAGDDLFKQADLALYRAKEDGRNTYRFFQVDMGTAVNDRRELITDLRAAVANEALELFFQPQYELKDYRISGFEALVRWNHPKRGMVPPGDFIPIAEDTGLILQLGEWVLNEACRVAAGWPDDLRVAVNLSPRQLRGHAFGPVLIKALANSGLSADRLELEVTETVLLTDSEEVLDALHQAKTLGVKVSMDDFGTGYSSLSYLRRFPFDKIKTDQSFVRSMAYSDDSISIVKAVIELARNLDMTTTAEGVETRELLDMLAEIGCTDAQGYYLGRPMPVASVQELIYSSRQSLATAAQ from the coding sequence ATGTTTCGTCACTCGTCCCTCCTCTGGCACTACACCTATGGCGCCGTTTTCACGGCCATCTGCGCTTTTGCCGGTCTCATCGGACTGGTGGCCTATCAGCTTGAAGGCAGCATGGCCCGTCAGGAGGCGGAACTCCTGCAGCTGTCCCATGCCCGTTTGCTGGAGACGCTGACAGCGGATGTGAAGCTGGCCGGTACCCGCCTGGAGTTCCTGTTTCAGGACAGGCTCCGACGGGTCAATGCCATCTCGGAACGCGTGGACACCGCAAAGGCCGTTGAATCGCGCAACAACGTTGCCATGTCGGAATTGCTGGGACCTGCAGCGAAGCTCGCGGATGTGGACGGACTGGTCGTTCTGGACGAAAAGGGACGGGTGATCGGTGCCTCGTCCTATTCCGCCGATCTGGTTGCGCTCAACAGCAGAATTCGCAGCTCCGGTTTCTTCGGCAGGATCTCGGCGTCCCTGAAGGACAGCTATCCGGGCGGGAAACAGACCTTCTCCACCATTCTTCCGCGCAACGAGACCAGCATCTTTGTACCCGGTGACACGGTCAACGCGGTCTCGCAGGTGATCTTCACGCCGGTGTTCGACGACTTCGGCTATGTCATCGGCGGGTTGCTGGCACAGCGCTGGTTGCGGGTCGAAGAACCCATGCTCGTGGACCTTGCCGAAATCAATTCGTTCGAACTGGCCCTTGTCTTCGACAACAGGATCATTTCCCGGGCCAATTTCTATGGCGACCTGTCCGATCTGGAGCAATCGCCGACAGCACCCAACATTACCCACAACGGAGCCCGGATAATCGAATGCGGCGTGCCGGTGCCACCGGTGAGCATCTGTGCCCTTTTACCCATCGAGGCGCTGACCGCGACCCAGGCCGAATTGACGCGGATCGGCATTGAGGAAGAAGCCAAGTTGCTCAGGTGGCTGTTCCTGTTCGGACTGCTGGCGCTCGCGGCCTTTGCAACAGTGTCCTATCTCCTGTCACGGCGGATCACGCGTCCGCTGACAAAGATCACCCGCGTCCTGACCGGCATTGCAGCCGGCGATTTCGAAAGCCGCGTGGTCGGTACCGAACGGCTTGATGAGGTCGGTGACATTGCCCGCTCGGTGGTTTCCCTGCAGCGCTCGGTCAAGGAACGTGACGCGCTGCGCGAGCGCGTGCACGAGAAAAACACCATCCTGCGCTCTCAGGAAACGCAATTGCGCGAGCAGAACATCCTGTTCGACGCTGCCCTCAACAACATGTCACATGGGCTGTGCATGTTCGACCGGGACGGTTGCCTCATTGTTTCCAACCAGAGATTTGCCGAACTGTTTGAACTTGACCGCGGCAGGGTGAAACCGGGCATGACGGAAACGGAGGTCGGTGCGCTTCAGCAAGTCGAGATGCTGGAGCCGGAAGAGATGCCCCGCCAGGACAGGCACATTGGTCCGCAACGAGGCGCTGCCACCGGCACGCAAAGCACCAAGATGGAGAGGACCCGCTCCGACCGGATCGTTCTGACCACGCGCCAGCCTTTGGCCGACGGAGGCTGGGTTGCCATTTCCGAGGACATCACCGAGCGGCAGGAGGCGCGTGACCGGCTGGCCTTCCTCGCTCGCCACGACCTGCTCACCCAGCTTCCCAACCGCATCGAGTTCCGGGACCAGATGGAAATCCTGCTTTCCCGCCAGCAGGACGAAGGCGGAGAATTTGCGATCCTCTGTCTGGACCTGGACGAGTTCAAGATGGTGAACGACTCGCTCGGACATCCGATCGGGGACGAGTTGTTGCGACAGGTTGCCGACCGGCTCAGGGACATGTGCGGCGACCAGGACCTGGTGGTCCGGCTGGGCGGCGACGAATTTGCCATTTTGACGAAGTTGCCGGTCGGTTCCCAGGAGGTGGAGGATCTCGCGGAACAGGTCATCTGGAAGCTGTCGCAGCCGTTCTATATTGCCGATCATGAAATCGTCATCGGTGTGAGCATCGGCATTTCGGTGGCCAGGGGCGACGGCATTGCCGGCGATGACCTGTTCAAGCAGGCGGATCTCGCGCTTTACCGGGCCAAGGAAGACGGCCGCAACACCTACAGGTTCTTCCAGGTGGACATGGGCACGGCCGTGAACGACCGCCGGGAATTGATCACCGACCTCAGAGCGGCGGTTGCAAACGAGGCGCTGGAACTTTTCTTCCAGCCGCAATACGAGCTCAAGGACTACAGGATTTCGGGCTTCGAGGCGCTGGTGCGCTGGAACCATCCCAAGCGGGGGATGGTGCCGCCGGGAGACTTCATACCGATTGCCGAGGACACCGGACTGATCCTGCAACTCGGTGAATGGGTGCTCAACGAAGCCTGCCGGGTCGCCGCCGGCTGGCCGGACGACCTGCGGGTCGCGGTCAACCTGTCACCGCGGCAGCTGCGCGGGCACGCCTTCGGCCCGGTCCTGATCAAGGCGCTGGCCAATTCAGGCCTGAGTGCGGACCGGCTTGAACTGGAAGTGACGGAAACGGTGCTCTTGACCGATTCCGAAGAGGTTCTGGATGCCTTGCACCAGGCCAAGACCCTCGGCGTGAAAGTGTCGATGGACGATTTCGGAACGGGCTATTCCTCGCTGAGCTATCTGCGCCGTTTCCCGTTCGACAAGATCAAGACCGACCAGTCCTTCGTGCGGTCGATGGCCTATTCGGACGATTCGATATCGATCGTGAAGGCCGTCATCGAACTGGCCAGGAATCTCGATATGACCACGACCGCCGAAGGCGTCGAGACCCGGGAACTTCTCGACATGCTTGCCGAAATCGGCTGCACCGACGCGCAGGGCTACTACCTGGGGCGGCCGATGCCGGTCGCCAGTGTCCAGGAACTGATCTACTCGAGCCGGCAAAGCCTGGCAACGGCGGCCCAGTAG
- a CDS encoding 2Fe-2S iron-sulfur cluster-binding protein: MSKSTCTVTINGQKIKANVGDTLIDAGLGGRLVIPHDCCSGQCETCRVRVLSGEIDDLGTREKDTVLGCLAVLEGDAEISYDPVPIVKTTKGTVESIRRIKDDYLEVRIRTGRPVTWLAGQYLRATFAGFPPRDYSPTTPLNLDAEQDVIVFHIKVYPDSVVSSKLGKEIGVGHSVKLRGPFGNAFLRRQPQPILLTSTGTGFAPIWSIAVAASMGQPGREIRVIAGARTREGLYMRDAVRWLQARNVPITLTASDGDNDTVLTERPHELAGPLTSDHVIYSAGAPAHVEAMRTIARAAGATFHADPFYVAEEDKGLAALAGSLLRKARAPFSSATTAG; the protein is encoded by the coding sequence ATGTCGAAAAGCACTTGCACGGTCACAATCAACGGCCAGAAGATCAAGGCGAATGTCGGCGACACGTTGATCGATGCCGGCCTTGGCGGCCGTCTCGTGATCCCGCATGACTGCTGCTCCGGCCAATGCGAAACCTGCCGGGTGCGGGTGCTGAGCGGCGAGATCGACGACCTGGGCACGCGGGAGAAGGACACCGTGCTCGGCTGCCTCGCCGTCCTGGAGGGAGACGCCGAGATTTCCTACGATCCGGTGCCGATCGTGAAGACCACGAAGGGCACCGTCGAGAGCATCCGCCGGATCAAGGACGACTACCTGGAAGTCCGAATCCGGACCGGCCGTCCCGTGACCTGGCTGGCGGGCCAATATCTGCGGGCGACCTTCGCCGGCTTTCCCCCGCGTGACTACAGCCCGACCACGCCGCTCAACCTGGATGCCGAACAGGATGTCATCGTGTTCCACATCAAGGTCTATCCGGACAGTGTGGTGTCCTCGAAACTGGGCAAGGAGATCGGCGTCGGTCATTCCGTCAAGCTGCGCGGCCCGTTCGGCAATGCCTTCCTGCGCCGGCAGCCCCAGCCGATCCTGCTGACATCCACCGGGACGGGCTTTGCGCCGATCTGGTCGATCGCAGTGGCCGCCAGCATGGGTCAGCCCGGGCGTGAGATCCGTGTCATCGCCGGGGCGCGAACCCGGGAGGGGCTCTATATGCGCGATGCGGTCCGCTGGCTGCAAGCCCGCAACGTCCCGATCACGCTGACCGCGAGCGACGGCGACAACGACACTGTCCTGACCGAGCGGCCCCATGAACTGGCCGGACCACTGACCTCCGATCACGTGATCTATTCGGCGGGGGCTCCCGCCCATGTGGAAGCGATGCGTACGATCGCGCGCGCGGCGGGCGCGACCTTCCACGCGGATCCTTTCTACGTGGCGGAAGAGGACAAGGGGCTCGCGGCGCTGGCCGGCAGCCTGCTGCGCAAGGCAAGGGCCCCCTTCTCGTCGGCGACGACCGCGGGCTGA
- a CDS encoding PstS family phosphate ABC transporter substrate-binding protein produces the protein MLREIGRGFSAVYPDVELDIPPSIGSGGGIAAVGSGAERMGRVARPLSESEVEYGLEYQPIARIPSAIFTHPSAGVDALTSEELVGLYSGEITNWSELGGADLRVRLVRREDTDSTLQVLRGTMPGWQDLEFSPRSKTALTTQDAIETARDVEGAIAFGPYSGLLEEGLTIQKIDGFHPTDDGYPSAVTLALIYKNGTLEPDMEAFLNYSLSGQARELIRNYGGVPVSN, from the coding sequence ATGCTTCGGGAAATCGGGCGCGGATTTTCCGCGGTTTATCCTGACGTGGAGCTGGATATTCCTCCTAGCATCGGCTCCGGCGGTGGCATTGCCGCTGTTGGTTCCGGTGCGGAGCGCATGGGCAGGGTTGCCCGGCCCCTGTCCGAAAGCGAGGTCGAATACGGGTTGGAATACCAGCCGATCGCGAGGATTCCGAGCGCCATTTTCACCCATCCTTCTGCCGGCGTTGATGCCCTCACCAGTGAAGAGCTTGTCGGGCTCTATTCGGGCGAGATTACCAACTGGTCCGAGCTGGGCGGTGCGGACCTCCGTGTCCGGCTGGTCAGGCGGGAAGACACGGACAGCACTCTTCAGGTGCTCCGGGGGACGATGCCGGGCTGGCAGGACCTTGAATTCTCTCCCCGAAGCAAGACGGCGCTCACGACGCAGGACGCCATCGAGACGGCACGCGATGTCGAGGGTGCCATCGCTTTCGGTCCTTATTCGGGCCTGCTTGAAGAGGGGCTCACCATTCAGAAGATCGACGGGTTTCATCCGACGGATGACGGCTATCCGAGCGCCGTGACGCTGGCTCTGATCTACAAGAACGGAACGCTGGAACCGGACATGGAGGCTTTTCTCAATTACAGCCTGTCAGGTCAGGCTCGGGAATTGATACGCAATTACGGTGGCGTCCCCGTCAGTAACTAG